The Microbacterium forte sequence GCGAACCGAGCGAGCTGTTTCCGCGGCCCTGGTCGGTCGTCCCCTGGATCTCCGGAACGACGGCGCTCGCCTCCTCCCGATCGGACAACGCGGCGTGGGCACCACGACTCGCCGATGCCCTGAGGGCGCTGCACGCCCCCGGCCCCGCGGATGCTCCGCGCAACCCGGTGCGCGGACGCGCCCTGGCCACTCGAGACGACGCGATGCGACCGCGGCTCGACGCGTTCAGGCACCGCACGGCGCTGCGTGACGCCTGGGTCGCAGGTCTCGCCGCACCGGTCGGCGCGGAGCAGGTCTGGATCCACGGCGATCTCCACCCGGGCAACATGCTGGTGGAGGATGGCACGCTCGCTGCGCTCATCGACTTCGGCGACGTCACGGTCGGTGACCCCGCCTACGATCTCGCCTCGTCGTGGATGCTCTTCGACGCCTCAGGTCGCGAGGCGTTCCGCAGAGCGACCAGATCTCGGTATGACGATGCCACCTGGGTCCGCGCGCGAGCGTGGGCGGCGTACATCGCCCTGATTCTCGTGACCCAGAGCGACGACCGACCCGAGTACTTCACCGTGGGGGCGAGCACCGCCGACGAGCTCGACGCCGACTAGCCCTGCGCAGCCCGAACGCGCAGCGCTCGGGCCAGGTGATCACGCTGCTCGATGACGATCCGGCGCAGCGCGGCGGGCGCCGAGCTGTTGCCGGCAAGCCACGCATCCACGAGATCGAGCGTCGGCGAGGCGGGGAACAGCCCCACGACCAGGCGCTGAGCCAGCTCGATGCTCCGCGTGCCCCACGCGTCGCCGATCCTCTCGAAGTACTCGGCATCGAACCCCGCGATGAGATCACGGCGTCCGCCTGCGCGGAAGCCCGCGATCTCGGCATCGAGATGGTCGTTGCTCAGCGAGCCGTCGTTCCACGCCGCGTCCCACGCTGCAGCCCGCACCGCGGAATCAGGTTGCGACGCGAGTGCCCTGCGAGCGGCCGTCCGACCGCTGCCGGTGTCGTCGGACTCGAGCTGGGCTGCGACGTCATCGGTCCCCGCGTGCCCTGTCGTGACGAGAGCCGTGAGCAGCTGCCACCGCAGATCAGGGTCGACGGTGAGACCCTCCGGGACATCACCGTGCAGGAGCGCGCGGACCTCGGCGGCGTGCACGTCGTCGAACGCCGACGCCGCCGCGAGGGCCCGCGCCCACGAGAGCCGGGCATCGCTTCCGGCATCCGATGCCTGCAGCGCAGCCCACGCCGTCTCCACCCAGGCCCGCTGCTCGGCCTGTCGCTCGCCGTCGCTCGCGTAGTGCCGGATCGCGAAGAGGGCATTCGAGAGAATG is a genomic window containing:
- a CDS encoding aminoglycoside phosphotransferase family protein, which codes for MADSPSAEYSLDESGVRDLLRRTSPDLAGLPLRLFADGWDNSMWRLGSELLVRLPRRDLAVPLIANEQRALPAIGPALAAIGIRTPVPLISGEPSELFPRPWSVVPWISGTTALASSRSDNAAWAPRLADALRALHAPGPADAPRNPVRGRALATRDDAMRPRLDAFRHRTALRDAWVAGLAAPVGAEQVWIHGDLHPGNMLVEDGTLAALIDFGDVTVGDPAYDLASSWMLFDASGREAFRRATRSRYDDATWVRARAWAAYIALILVTQSDDRPEYFTVGASTADELDAD